The nucleotide sequence TTGCATAAAAAAAGTAACAAATTAATTAGTAATATATTTTCTAGTTATTTCTGCAACTAACTGCACCCTTAAGTACTTTTAATTTCCATTACTGAATTTTATTTTATGGTTGTAGGAGATGAACCTGTTGGTGGAGGCCGATAAACCGGGTAACCAGCTTGATGACTATGTGGCAAAATTGAACACAGTCTTGGCTCAGAAAGCTGCAACAATTTCACAGCTGCAAAACCGATTAGCTCATTTTCAAAAGCGTCTTAGTGAGCATGATGTTCTAGTGTCGTCTGGTAACTAAGCCGTACGCATACGGTGTCTGTATTACAGTCAATGTTGTCGTTCATTATTGTTTGATATCTTGTAAAGCTATGTTGCTTTGTAGACTCATGATCTATGATTCATACCAAATTAACCTTTTCACCCTTTTTGGTTAAAAGTTATTTTTGAAACATGTTTATAATGCGATGAATAATTTTTAGATTACAATATAATCTATTTTTCTAGATGTAGCACTTGAATGTGGTTAAAGACGAAAAAAAGTATTATACATGCTGGTCAATTACTCCATCCGTTTCAAATTAAATAACTAGTTGGTGTTTGACATATAGAAAGAAGATTGTTTTCCAAAGGAAAACGCCATAAACAGAAATTACAAAAGAATGAGGCAATCGGAGAAGCTCGCGCATAGAAAACACTTATCTAAACAAAAACTATCTATAAACGAGCATCTCCTAACAATCCGAAAAACCTCACAACAAACTAACCAATACTGAACCACAAACTAAACAAACAAAGTGAAATCAACGTATGAGAAAAAGAGAACGAAAAAACACGAGACAAACCCAACCTATCAACCTCTAAAATTGAAATTGGAACATTTACTTTAGGACGTATAGGGTATCAATTTTAGAGTGACAAATCATTTTATTATATAGATAAAAATTAACGATAATCCTATGTCTAGTGTCTAGataaatcatatcataatcataatcataatataattaaatcaacaagattaattTTACAAATAATTTCAAGCATATAGGCTGACTTCACTACAAAAAATGGTCGGTTAACTTGATATTGGGCTTTCTATAATTGGCCCAATTCTAAATTACAGTACCTATTGACCATCATAAAAGCCCAATAATAAACGAATGTAAACAAAACCCTGAATAATATATAGCCGCCGTCGTCTATTTCATCCGTCCTCCACGAAGCACATTCACGGCGACGGCTAACAATGGTGATTCCTCCTCCAATTTCATCTCTAATCCTATATAAATATTAGCCATCTAACTCTCTATTATTGTAACATTTACAGGGAAAAGGTACAGGAAGCTTCGGTAAAAGAAGGAACAAAACACACACACTGTGTGTTCGCTGCGGTCGTCGGAGCTTTCATCTTCAAAAGAGCCGATGCTCCGCTTGTGCTTATCCCGCTGCTCGCGTCCGAAAATGTAATTTTGACGCCTAATTTttgaatttatattttaaattttgatTTCATTTGTTGTTTAATTTATTACGCTAAACCCTAGATAACTGGAGCGAGAAGGCGATTCGAAGGAAGACTACCGGAACTGGTCGTATGAGGTATCTACGTAATGTGCCACGTAGATTCAAGAGTGGTTTCAGAGAAGGTGTGTTTTCAATTATTGTATTTTGTGTTTGTAATcgaattttatattgttaattagggtttgattattGAGTTAATTAATATTgttgatttttttgtttttttttgacaaaattactgaaatagtccctgtggtttgtaccaaaatgctggtttagtccctgtgctttttttttgatggatttggtccctgtggtttataaaagttgctgatttagtccctctgaccgacggccgtcaaaaaaggccgttaactccagtcatgtgccagacatgtgagggtattttcgtcagtttctttcatttatttacaatattgctgaaatggtccctgtggtttgtaataaagttgctgaattggtccctgtggtttgtaacaaAATTGCTGAAATCTTTATCCCCAAAATTTTTATCTTCCTCACCTTCATCTTTATCCGCAAAAAATATGAACAAACCCTAAGTTTTTATTTTCTTCAAACACTTTAATTAATATgtaaaatcaaacacaccaaaattaaaattaaatccacTATATGCTTAACAAGTAAacacatctatttgatttgattaaAACTATATATCGATTAAATAGATATAAATCTGAATTGAAAACCTAACAACAGAAGGAAACCCAGATATACCCTGTTCTTGAGTTCAAAATTCCAAAATCTCGAATTCGAAAATAAATTCAAAATGTATTAATGTGgtagtgttaggaattgtccatttaaactatctgcaagt is from Rutidosis leptorrhynchoides isolate AG116_Rl617_1_P2 chromosome 10, CSIRO_AGI_Rlap_v1, whole genome shotgun sequence and encodes:
- the LOC139872829 gene encoding large ribosomal subunit protein eL37x-like; the encoded protein is MGKGTGSFGKRRNKTHTLCVRCGRRSFHLQKSRCSACAYPAARVRKYNWSEKAIRRKTTGTGRMRYLRNVPRRFKSGFREGTQAAPRKIAAAGSA